Proteins encoded in a region of the Elaeis guineensis isolate ETL-2024a chromosome 7, EG11, whole genome shotgun sequence genome:
- the LOC105048136 gene encoding LOW QUALITY PROTEIN: polyadenylate-binding protein-interacting protein 11 (The sequence of the model RefSeq protein was modified relative to this genomic sequence to represent the inferred CDS: inserted 1 base in 1 codon), whose protein sequence is MAAMAENAIGSDIHRPVAAAEREYQRDVRKLVDLLSKLNPSAXEFFPWPTPLRPPTAALAPGAGGGRKPNGRLSADAPIFVASSDYNSNDNQIVNGSNKDSSSDGSVNNQPNRGRRNGYNQGWRKVNDRARRAVREESIRRTVYVSEIDQLVTEEKLAEIFATCGQVVDCRVCGDTHSVLRFAFIEFADEDGARAALNLGGTVLGYYPVRVLPSKTAILPVNPKFLPRSEDEKEMVVRTVYCTNIDKKVTQIDVKVFFELICGEVSRLRLLGDNVHSTRIAFVEFVQAESAIYALKCSGMILGALPIRVSPSKTPVRPRAPRATLH, encoded by the exons ATGGCTGCGATGGCGGAGAACGCGATCGGGTCGGACATTCACCGGCCGGTGGCGGCGGCGGAGAGGGAGTACCAGAGGGACGTGAGGAAGCTGGTGGACCTGCTCTCCAAATTGAACCCCTCCG AGGAGTTCTTCCCCTGGCCTACGCCGCTGCGGCCGCCGACGGCGGCACTGGCGCCGGGCGCCGGCGGGGGGAGGAAACCCAACGGGCGTCTCTCCGCCGATGCGCCCATTTTCGTGGCGTCGTCCGATTATAATAGTAATGACAATCAGATTGTTAATGGGAGTAATAAGGACTCGAGCAGCGATGGATCGGTGAACAATCAGCCGAATCGAGGA AGGAGGAATGGTTATAACCAGGGGTGGAGGAAGGTGAATGATAGAGCCCGGAGAGCTGTGCGGGAGGAGAGCATCAGGCGAACTGTATACGTTTCTGAGATTGATCAGCTT GTTACTGAAGAGAAGCTTGCTGAAATATTTGCTACTTGTGGGCAA GTAGTTGATTGCCGGGTTTGTGGTGACACCCATTCAGTTCTACGATTTGCATTTATAGAGTTCGCTGATGAGG ATGGTGCAAGAGCAGCATTGAATCTTGGTGGGACCGTGCTAGGTTATTATCCTGTCAGAGTCTTACCTTCAAAGACTGCTATCTTGCCTGTCAATCCTAAATTTCTTCCACGG TCTGAGGACGAAAAGGAAATGGTTGTAAGGACAGTTTATTGTACAAACATAGATAAGAAG GTTACTCAAATAGATGTAAAGGTTTTCTTTGAACTAATTTGTGGCGAG GTTTCTCGTCTGAGGCTTCTTGGAGATAATGTGCACTCCACACGCATTGCCTTTGTTGAATTTGTTCAG GCAGAAAGTGCTATTTATGCTCTGAAATGCAGTGGCATGATTTTGGGAGCTCTTCCTATCAG GGTGAGTCCTTCAAAGACACCAGTAAGGCCACGAGCACCTCGAGCAACGCTACACTGA